A single window of Botrytis cinerea B05.10 chromosome 15, complete sequence DNA harbors:
- the BcekdA gene encoding BcekdA has product MATGITVTNKSTTDISVSVTYDGTDFQKGGSEQWFTLKANGGSDTWNYRAGNQIARVARSQTSGTPVESYLAVPGQTINIY; this is encoded by the coding sequence ATGGCCACTGGTATCACAGTAACCAACAAGTCCACCACGGATATTTCCGTCAGTGTCACATACGACGGAACCGACTTTCAAAAGGGAGGAAGCGAACAGTGGTTTACTCTTAAAGCCAACGGGGGATCCGACACCTGGAATTACAGGGCCGGCAATCAGATAGCCAGAGTCGCTAGAAGCCAGACAAGCGGGACACCGGTTGAGTCTTACCTTGCTGTGCCAGGCCAAACTATCAACATCTATTAA
- the Bcvid27 gene encoding Bcvid27 — MFVLRNVGKLIFGDTSKESLIELPQGQLYLVRPLSPKGYSELIFRDAAARIRRTGQDFQYQLVIQRAYEEGEEELLDDEAADDEDGTAALTGERDEKTFLLDESLHFRSEIREGGEKVLAWRDLSGDAGDLYEFVCDVSVENSQVQSFELTAVHCQFERKFRRKYLTATEEELSQFAFEEEDPIPHASPPISPISLSPVQSFPAIDQAVTRSTANSALKETMSPVTRGSRAPPRSPSPVEKTPTKAPAVAKHPEAISVLAEETAELHLFDFVSGSFLKQDDEVTATVTEVGKWQYWLQLSSKDRDWLGQAVIADINPVFNFEYLSFIFNAYTADHQAYSWLLRFKDQETITRFQEGLMQALWEQLNELKWNSSKEDEREYVLEAFQDLTMEDAPDFVEEEEEEGEEEEVEEEDDGQRSEHYDSDEEEDDVVTKDDDGNVNSQLAVGYKHDRSFVVRGSKIGVFKHTPNNNLEFSTNISKVQAPNGKLFNPKKVMLHAEDTNMILQDGNNPNSLYRMDLEYGKIVDEWKVHDDIPVDTFAPESKFAQMTGEQTFLGLSRNALYRIDPRLAGNKLVDSELKQYTSKNDFSAAATTEKGYIAVASNKGDIRMFDRLGINAKTHIPALGEPIIGLDVSADGRWVLATCRTYLLLIDALQKDGKYEGKLGFEKSFGKDSKPQPRRLGLTPAHVAQFQHETGAPLSFTAARFNTGEGLTETSIITATGPFIVTWNLKKILRGNKDTYSIKRYAEEVKADNFKYGSDKNVIVALPNEVNMVAKQTFKRPTRESIATPYKVGWSNGRRDSARIGGSNSGRYKLGRDDVVNSPY; from the exons ATGTTTGTGTTAAGAAATG TTGGTAAATTGATCTTTGGTGATACATCCAAAGAATCTTTGATCGAGCTTCCTCAAGGCCAACTTTATCTCGTTCGACCACTATCTCCCAAAGGATATTCCGAACTTATATTCCGCGACGCAGCTGCGAGGATCAGAAGAACCGGCCAAGATTTTCAATACCAGCTTGTGATTCAACGGGCCTACGAAGAGGGCGAGGAAGAATTATTGGACGACGAGGCTGCGGACGACGAAGACGGCACTGCAGCTTTGACTGGGGAACGCGACGAGAAAACATTCCTCCTTGACGAAAGTTTACATTTCCGATCGGAAATTCGCGAAGGCGGTGAAAAGGTTCTTGCTTGGAGAGATTTGAGCGGTGACGCGGGCGATTTATACGAATTTGTTTGTGACGTTTCGGTAGAGAATAGTCAGGTTCAATCGTTTGAACTTACAGCGGTTCATTGTCAGTTTGAGAGAAAATTCAGGAGAAAATATTTGACCGCGACCGAGGAGGAGTTGAGTCAATTTGCATTCGAAGAGGAAGACCCAATTCCGCATGCTAGTCCGCCTATAAGCCCTATAAGTTTGAGTCCTGTACAATCGTTCCCAGCTATCGATCAGGCAGTTACGAGAAGTACGGCAAATTCTGCATTAAAGGAAACGATGAGTCCCGTTACAAGAGGATCAAGGGCACCTCCCAGAAGTCCATCACCGGTTGAAAAGACCCCAACAAAGGCACCGGCTGTTGCTAAACATCCTGAGGCCATTTCTGTGTTGGCAGAGGAAACCGCCGAGTTACATTTATTCGACTTCGTTTCTGGTTCATTCTTGAAGCAAGACGATGAGGTCACGGCAACTGTTACCGAGGTTGGAAAATGGCAATACTGGTTACAGCTTAGCAGCAAGGACAGAGACTGGTTAGGTCAAGCCGTTATTGCGGACATTAATCCAGTTTTCAATTTCGAATacctttctttcatttttaacGCCTACACAGCCGATCATCAAGCGTATTCATGGCTTCTTCGATTTAAGGATCAAGAGACAATTACAAGATTCCAGGAAGGTTTGATGCAAGCTTTGTGGGAACAATTGAATGAACTCAAGTGGAACAGCAGTAAGGAGGATGAGAGAGAATATGTTCTCGAGGCATTCCAGGATCTTACTATGGAGGACGCTCCGGATTttgtcgaggaagaagaggaagagggagaggaagaagaagtggaagaggaagatgatggacAAAGAAGCGAGCATTACGACtcggatgaggaagaagatgatgttgtCACtaaagatgatgatggaaatgtCAATTCACAACTTGCGGTTGGATACAAACACGATCGATCATTTGTTGTTAGAGGGTCTAAGATTGGTGTCTTCAAACATACACCTAATAATAATCTGGAGTTCTCGACCAACATTTCGAAAGTCCAAGCACCAAACGGCAAACTCTTTAATCCAAAGAAAGTTATGCTTCACGCCGAGGACACGAACATGATTCTTCAAGATGGAAATAACCCTAATTCGCTTTATAGAATGGATTTGGAGTATGGAAAGATtgttgatgaatggaaagTTCACGATGATATTCCTGTTGACACCTTTGCGCCCGAAAGCAAATTCGCTCAAATGACAGGAGAGCAGACTTTCCTTGGTCTTTCTCGAAATGCTCTTTATCGTATCGATCCTCGTCTTGCAGGCAATAAACTTGTCGATTCTGAACTCAAACAATACACTTCTAAGAATGATTTCTCCGCTGCCGCTACCACAGAAAAAGGATACATCGCCGTCGCTAGTAACAAGGGTGACATCCGTATGTTCGATCGTCTTGGCATCAACGCAAAGACTCACATCCCAGCTCTTGGTGAACCTATCATTGGACTAGATGTTAGTGCTGATGGCCGTTGGGTTTTGGCTACTTGTCGTAcctatcttcttcttatcgACGCTCTTCAAAAAGATGGTAAGTATGAAGGCAAACTCGGATTTGAAAAATCATTCGGTAAAGATTCAAAACCTCAACCACGTCGTCTTGGTCTTACACCAGCTCACGTCGCTCAATTCCAACATGAAACTGGTGCTCCACTTTCTTTCACTGCAGCTCGTTTTAATACTGGAGAAGGGCTTACCGAAACATCTATCATTACCGCTACGGGTCCATTCATTGTAACGtggaatttgaagaagatcttGAGGGGCAACAAGGATACTTATAGCATTAAACGTTATGCTGAAGAAGTCAAGGCggataatttcaaatacGGTAGTGATAAGAATGTCATTGTCGCATTGCCAAATGAAGTTAATATGGTAGCTAAGCAAACTTTCAAGAGACCAACAAGAGAAAGTATTGCCACGCCCTATAAAGTTGGATGGAGTAATGGGAGAAGAGATAGTGCGAGAATTGGAGGAAGCAATAGTGGAAGATATAAGTTGGGCAGGGATGATGTGGTCAACAGTCCTTATTAA
- the Bclox15741 gene encoding Bclox15741, with amino-acid sequence MFTFIFNFLVRVLNHFFNMPGIFQKVEDILHHAEHQAPPPKRLPSEWNHGVFKAELLAHSIFAGERDHNKLKEDLKKAKFATGTYIGTKKAVSEVYTLVNKSFASFFDVHQLESHLPTAPISLEEKKERFQFQTPGSDGYPPHLSLEPKVDFFHSLKIFQPERLFATAPIVQKVIPEKFLDFAYDEPNQRTFALIESVNKKLFDERRDIGKVANIGTRKDWYSDEVYAQQQFTGVNPVTIRKAGKEWIQMFKAAASAQEKRDSLRVIEEGERQGGLYVQDCSYFRKFAGVAQGEDLKSDDGKRFGCASVSLFHLLPNGTLHPLAIILDYRTNITDSLTLFNKRTSPTSPRTHEATDWPWRYAKQCAQVADWHAHELGSHLTHTHLIEEGIIISSHRYLPETHPVFQLLAPHWLKTLPLNAAARASLIPQVIVHINGLPEKGSLQMVRTQYETFDFVGGYIPHDLASRGFPPAELDAPKFHNYAYARNMQHIWGILHRFVSGMLRPSYASDSAVSSDTHLQDWCREIQSPDGANISSFPTLRTFDQLTDAVTMCIHIASTQHTAVNYLQDYYQAFVPNKPSALFAPLPSSLPDLLSYTEESLIASLPVREPRSWLLASHLPYLLSSVVADEQSLLEYALSVRGVAGLSDGVDEREGVAGRFYEELVRVEGVVDQLALGVDDKTVLYRVLAPERTAVSILI; translated from the exons ATGTTTACATTCATCTTCAACTTTCTCGTTCGGGTTCTCaatcatttcttcaatatgcCGGgcatatttcaaaaagttgAGGATATACTACATCATGCAGAGCATCAGGCACCACCGCCTAAACGCTTACCCAGTGAATGGAATCATGGAGTTTTCAAGGCAGAACTTCTTGCTCATTCTATTTTCGCGGGAGAACGTGATCATAACAAATTgaaggaagatttgaagaaagcTAAATTCGCTACGGGTACATATATTGGGACCAAGAAAGCGGTTTCAGAAGTTTATACTCTAGTCAATAAATC ATTCGCCTCTTTCTTCGATGTACATCAATTGGAATCTCATCTTCCTACCGCCCCCATCTCgcttgaagagaagaaagaacgcttccaattccaaactcCCGGTTCGGATGGCTACCCCCCTCATCTAAGTCTTGAACCCAAAGTCGATTTCTTTCACTCcctcaaaatctttcaaccAGAGCGACTCTTTGCCACAGCACCCATAGTGCAAAAAGTGATTCCCGAAAAATTTCTCGATTTCGCCTATGATGAGCCAAATCAACGTACCTTCGCTCTCATTGAGTCTGTTAACAAAAAACTCTTtgatgagagaagagatattGGAAAGGTAGCTAATATAGGAACGCGAAAAGATTGGTATAGTGATGAAGTGTATGCGCAACAGCAATTCACGGGGGTCAACCCGGTGACGATTAGAAAGGCAGGGAAGGAATGGATTCAAATGTTTAAGGCGGCGGCGAGTGCGCAGGAGAAAAGAGATAGTTTGAGGGTGAttgaggagggggagaggcAGGGTGGATTGTATGTGCAGGATTGTAGCTATTTCCGAAAGTTTGCAGGGGTGGCTCAGGGGGAGGATTTGAAGAGTGATGATGGGAAGAGGTTTGGGTGTGCGAGTGTTAGTCTTTTTCA TCTCCTTCCAAATGGTACTCTTCATCCTCTGGCAATCATTCTCGACTACCGTACCAATATCACCGATtctctcactctcttcaATAAACGTACTTCTCCTACATCCCCCAGAACTCACGAAGCAACCGATTGGCCCTGGCGCTACGCAAAACAATGCGCCCAAGTAGCCGACTGGCACGCCCACGAACTGGGTTCTCATCTCACCCACACCCATCTAATCGAAGAAGgaatcatcatctcctccCACCGCTACCTCCCTGAAACCCACCCCGTATTCCAACTCCTCGCACCACACTGGCTCAAAACTCTCCCCCTCAACGCCGCCGCAAGAGCAAGTTTAATCCCCCAAGTCATCGTGCACATCAACGGACTCCCCGAAAAAGGCAGTCTCCAAATGGTGCGCACACAATACGAAACCTTCGATTTCGTCGGCGGCTACATCCCGCACGATCTCGCATCCCGCGGCTTCCCCCCCGCCGAACTCGACGCCCCCAAATTCCACAACTACGCCTATGCGCGCAACATGCAGCACATCTGGGGCATTCTCCACCGTTTCGTCTCGGGCATGCTGCGCCCCTCGTACGCCTCCGACTCCGCCGTGTCTTCCGATACCCATCTCCAGGACTGGTGTCGCGAGATCCAAAGCCCAGATGGCGCGAACATCTCCTCGTTCCCTACCCTCCGCACCTTCGACCAACTCACAGACGCAGTCACAATGTGCATCCACATCGCGAGTACCCAACACACCGCGGTAAACTACCTGCAAGACTATTACCAGGCCTTCGTGCCCAACAAACCCTCTGCGCTCTTCGCCCCGCTGCCCTCTTCGCTCCCCGACCTATTATCCTACACGGAAGAATCGCTCATCGCATCCCTGCCCGTGCGTGAACCGCGCTCTTGGCTCTTGGCTTCGCATCTCCCGTATCTGCTTAGTAGTGTAGTTGCAGATGAGCAGTCTCTATTGGAGTATGCGCTCAGTGTGCGTGGGGTAGCGGGGTTGAGCGATGGGGTTgatgagagggagggggtggCGGGGAGGTTTTATGAGGAGCTGGTGCGGGTGGAGGGGGTGGTGGATCAGCTGGCGTTGGGGGTGGATGATAAGACGGTTTTGTATCGGGTTTTGGCGCCGGAGAGGACGGCGGTGAGTATTTTGATCTGA